CAATTGATCCCTTTTCTCCACTCCcctactaaaaataaaaataataaaacataaaattaaatttgtggTAGACAAAGAAACCAGTtgaacaaatcaagaaaatccCATGTAATAACATTCCTACATTAAACCTTAATTTTAGAGAAACCAAAGAAAACTAGGAAACTTTCTTCCCCTCATTAGGATAAAAAATTCACATCCTCAAACAAAAAATTACCAATAATGTCATTCATAATTCACTATAAaagttgttttcattttttttgcaaaatttcaTGCCAAGTGGGGAGCAACTTGCCTCTTACATAATTATTAAccccatatttttatttttattttaataattatgggGGTTAAGAAGGTTGCAATTGGTAGCATTGCTTCACTTCTTCTAGTGGCTTGTGTGATTGCAGCAGCCATCTCAATTACCAGCAAAAGGAATGAAGATAATTCatccaataataataatgattctAAAATTTCAACTTCTACAAAGTCTGTTCATGCTATTTGTCAACAAACTGATTATAAACAAACATGTATAAAAAGTCTTGCTAAGGCTAACAACACTCATGATCCAAAAGACCTACTTAAGGTTGCGTTTAGCGCCGCGATTAACGATCTCTCTGACGTGATCAAGAGTTCCGCCTTGTTGATTGACGAGGCCTCGAAATATCCCTGGACGAAAGACGCGTTGAAGACGTGCGAGGGCCTCCTCGACGTCGCGATCGACGACGTGAGGAGGTCGTTCGACGAAATCGGCGTGGTCGACGCCAATAAGCTCAAGGATTACGCGGACGACCTCAAGACCTAGCTCAGCGCGTCCATCACTTATCAGGAAACGTGTTTGGACGCTTTTGAGAACACGACTGGTGAGACTGgtgagaaaatgaagaaactaTTGAAAAATGCAGGGGAGCTTACGAGTAATGGTTTAGCTATGGTCTCCAGCTTCGATCAGGTCCTTACGGACCTGAACCTGAAGGTCTCCGGTGTAAACCAGAGGTTATTAAATGCTCATGAAAGGATGCTCCATGAAGTTAATTCTAATGGGCTAAAGCCCAATGTTATTGTTGCTATTGATGGTAGTGGACAATATAAGTCTATTAATGAAGCCCTTAGAGCTGTGcccaaaaaaaatacacaaaaatttGTCATTTTCATCAAGGCTGGTGTTTACAAAGAGTATATTGATATCCCAAGAAAAATGAACCATATTGTATTTATTGGTGAAGGCCCAACAAAGACCAAAATTACTGGTAGCAAGAACTTTGCTGATGGCATTGGCACTTTTAAAACTGCCACAGTCGGTAAGTACTTCTTCGTCTCAATTTATCTGACgctcttttcttttcataacGTTCTAAAAGGTCCTGACGTCGTTATGTTTCTACACAActttcaagaattcaaattcATTAAACCATTTAAAGTTCGAAAGTAAAGTCTTCTCAACCTTATGACAGGTCTTTAACATGTCATGAGATTTTTGTAgctataaaaagttaaaattgtaACTTTTCATTAGACTACAAGTCAACGTTAACGTATTAAATTCCGTCTCTCTAATCAAACACCATCACATAAAAACGAAACGATTCATTCTCTAACATCTACCATTTCATGATGAAGCTATCAATGGAGATAATTTCATAGCAAAGGACATTGGAATCGAGAACACAGCAGGAGCAATAAAGCATCAAGCAGTTGCTCTTCGTGTCTCAGGAGATATGGCCATTTTCCACAACTGTCAATTCGATGGTTATCAAGACACCCTATATGTCCATGCCTATCGCCAATTCTACCGTGATTGCACCATAACAGGAACCATAGACTTCATATTCGGAGACGCCTCATCCGTGTTCCAAAACTGCAAGATGATCGTCAGGAAACCGATGGCGAATCAAGCGTGTATGGTAACAGCACAGGGGAGGAAAGATAGGCGCGGAGTTGGTGCTATTGTTATGCAAAACTGAGAAATTAGAGCTGAGAATGAATTTATATCAGCTCAACCAGCAATCAACGCGTACTTGGGACGACCATGGAAGGAGTTTTCGAGAACGATAATAATGCAATCATTGATTGATGGATTTATTGATCCACAAGGATGGTCAGTATGGGCAGGAGATTTTGCACTGAATACTCTGTTTTATGCAGAGTATGAAAACAGGGGAATTGGGGCAAATAGTAATAATAGGGTAAATTGGAGGggttataagaaaaatattggaCAAGAAGTTGCTGCTGGATTTGCCCCTGGAGTTTTTATTTTGGCAGATGAGTGGGTTAGATTGAGTGGTGTTCCATATGAATCTGGTTTGAATACTTTGTAATGTTTAAAATGAATCATTCTCCaataaaacatttcattttattgGACTTTTGGATTGCTTTTTCATAGGCATAACGTGTCATTTAACTTGACCTCAATTGATATTTATGACTTTCaattttggatgtgcacaagtagagaTCTGAAAtggtataaagttgaacaagtataCATACGCGTCTCACGTGACAATTTGCATGAGCTACAGTTGAACTTGATTTGTATATGCCGCACATAATTCGTGTATCTAtatgttcaactttatacaagtttaaatgtctatttgTGCACGACCAAAATTGGAGAACATAAATACTAACTGAGGTCAAGTTAAATGacacgtttatgtattatgtctttttACATAAGAGTTTAGCTTTTATATTCTGACGAGctaatttaaaaagtatatacTTATAAAAGGCATCATACATACATGTGGTCTTTAACTTGGTTTCATTTCacaattattttcttcaattttgactgtgcataagtagacaattaaacttgtataaagttgaataaataaACACCACGAGTCTTACATAGCATAATGCACATAGGACGCCACATATGACTTAAATTGCCACGTAGGatatgtgtctatttgttcaattttatacaaggtGTGCACACATAAAATTGGAGGGTATAAATATAAGTTGAGCtcaaattaaagaacatttttgTGTATTATACCCTTGTAaaatatatcaaagtaaataatctataaaaaaatatatggtatCAAATTAATAGTGTCATAATTattaattcatatattattatctCATCACACTATTAATTCGAAATAATTTGTTCCCCTGCAAACGTTCCATAATAGACTAACTAGGCAAGATCATTAATTAAATAGGAGTTGCAAATACAAACGGCTAGCCCGCTCCTCATTTAAATTCCCTTTTCCTCTTCCTCTCTTGTCCTCATTCTCATCCTTTATCGCCGCATTTCTCCCCTTTTCCGTTTGAAATATTTCTACTTTTCAACCTTAAAAgaggaaaattatatataagaaaataatgtcAAACAAGTCCCCTGTTTTCTCCATTGCAGAATCTCAACATTTCAATGACGACAACTATGGCTTCGACCCTCAAATTGATTATTTCCAGGTAAATCCCCTCTTCTTTTTTACCTCCTGTAAGCTCGAAAGTATATTTATTTGTCTCCATATTCTGTCGCCTCTATGTAATATAGACGGATCTAGGATTTCTACAACATCGGAGAATTGATCCTTGTTTCTATAGGTAAATAAGTCACTATTCAATTAAGTATCCTTTGCAACTCCTGGAACTTCTTTGTAGTGGCTCCCTCACCTCCCTCATTTCATAGGAAACCTCAAAGTGGCTCCATTTCATTATATTCCATTGTTGATATGAAGATCTTGTCTTGGCTCTTATTCATAAAAACAACCCCATTTTCCTAAGATTTTTAGAAGAATGGGAAATTTTTTATGCTTCAACTATTTGTTTATATAGTGTGTGAAGTTTAactaatgaaaagaaaaaggccAAGTTATTGCAAAACTACGAAATTTCATTCTATAACGTTAGAAGCTCAACCTAGAGTTGATCGACAGGTTAACCTCAAAATGAGTTGATCGACAGATTAACCTATACCATTTAGCCTTTTAGAAGTATGAGTGTCTATTCTACTAAATACGTACATTAAATATCTAGATTATTAGAAAAACCATGAGTTCACATACACCGTAAAATAAGCAACTCTGCCCCTACGAGTTTGATAGAACTAGTAACTTTGTTTCAAACTCTTTATTGTGTTAAGAAGTTCACTTAACAAAAATCATCTGTCTCAAATCTACTTGTCCTGGCGTAAAATTCACAATTCATAAACTTAAAATTCTGAATCCGTTTTTAATGCTCATCTAACTATTATATGTAGTTTTATACATATCTCTAATGTTCAAAGTTTGGTCAATTtgaatcattttatttttatattcaataatTTAGGATTCTAATTACTGTTTAAACGGCAGATTTTGAAAGAAGCAAGGAAGATTAAAAAACACAGCCACCGGCAAAAATGGTGGAAAAATGCTCTGTTCTTCATAAAGTGGAAAAACACTAACGCCGGTGATCTCAACTCCGGCAGCTTCCGCCGCCGGCGTTCTGTTTCCGGCGGAACAACTTATGGGCCAGTGTATGTTACTGAGAGTAGAACTGGGTCGAGCTCTCCTTGCTGGAAAACTCGCCGGCGGTCTTCCGGCCGACTCGCCGGAATTATGATTCCGAGCAAGAAAAGTGATTTGCAGATaccatatattaatattaagGAGTTCAACGTGGATCGGCAGGATCGAATTTCGAGAATTTCACCTGCTCCCATTTACTTGGTCACATGAAGGACTAATTGGGATTCCTATCGAAAAATTTTATTCtccattatactaaaaatatatcttCAATAATACTTGctcaatttagaaaatatattatttattatttttaagtcgtATGCCAAatcaataatatacaattattattggacagaaaatattttacaaaatgcCTTTtaataaaagtgatttcatatttgaaattcaaattcccGTCATTTAATTCAACGATGTCATGTGACTCACACAACTCCAGACTACGTGGTGAATCCAAAGCTCCAATACACACTCAAATTGTGGATAATAATTTGAGGGGTAATGAGGTAATTAGTAGGAGATAACATAAACACTATGTCATTAAGGGATCGTTTGATagttttataagaaataaattatttatatattaatttttatataatttatatgatCTTTGGTTAGGNattttgggggccccaacatcgggtgagacgggccctgctttgataccatgttaaattaggtattaggcctaactcacaccccaaaagctagctcaaagggaggaggattgcccaagccttataaggagtccacccatctcattaaccaccaatgtgggacttttgtcattctttaacaccccacctcacgcccagtgcttagcatctggtgcgtgggcaattttttattttgggggccccaacatcgggtgagacgggccctgctttgataccatgttaaattaggtattaggcctaactcacaccccaaaagctagctcaaagggaggaggattgcccaagccttataaggagtccacccatctcattaaccaccaatgtgggacttttgtcattctttaacaacaattattgttggacagaaaatattttgtaaaatgcCTTTtaataaaagtgatttcataTTTGGAATTCAAATTCCGGTCATTTAATTCAACGATGTCATGTGACTCACACAACTCCAGACTACGTGGTGGATCCAAAGCTCCAATACACACTCAAATAGTGGATAATAATTTAAGGGGTAATGAGGTAATTAGTAGGAGATAACATAAACACTATGTCATTAAGGGATCGTTTGATagttttataagaaataaattatttatatattaatttttatataatttatatgatCTTTGGTTAGGTAGATAAGAGATAACTTAtgtattcatgtataaaattaatgcGACTttcatgtattattttatgcagaacataatatatgtataactaaaatataaataataaatcctacataactaatacatgtataaaataatacataaatttactCCTAATTAAAtcctacataattaatactTGCATAACTTTAATCAACTACTAAACAACCAGTAATAATTATATGAGTTACAAAATATATTGACTACTTTATGCCCACATATAAtataggcttaagtcatcgacGGCTCCTTAAAGTTGTTTA
The DNA window shown above is from Solanum stenotomum isolate F172 chromosome 6, ASM1918654v1, whole genome shotgun sequence and carries:
- the LOC125867375 gene encoding uncharacterized protein LOC125867375 isoform X2, which gives rise to MSNKSPVFSIAESQHFNDDNYGFDPQIDYFQILKEARKIKKHSHRQKWWKNALFFIKWKNTNAGDLNSGSFRRRRSVSGGTTYGPVYVTESRTGSSSPCWKTRRRSSGRLAGIMIPSKKSDLQIPYINIKEFNVDRQDRISRISPAPIYLVT